The genomic region ATCAGTCCCGAAGGCACCATCCGGCTCGAAAGCCTGAGCCCGATCTTCGTCAGTGGCCTGACCATCGAACAGGCCGAACAGCGGATTGTCGGGCGTCTGCGCCAGCTTTTTGCGGGCCTGAACACGGCCGCCGCGGGCGTCTATGCGCAGGTAACGCTGGGCAACATCCGGAGCATTAAGGTGACGCTGATGGGGCAGGTGGTCAAGCCCGGAACGTACACGCTTTCTTCGCTGGCGACCGTTTTCAATGCCCTGTACGCCGCCGGTGGGCCGGATGCCGAACGGGGTTCCTTCCGGGATATCCGCGTGATTCGCGGGAATCGCCTCGTCCGCACGCTCGATATTTACGCGTTCCTGCTGCGCGCCGACCAGACCGACAACATCCGTTTGCAGGATCAGGACATTGTGCTGGTCAATCACTACGATACCCGGATCGAACTGGCGGGCGAAGTCCGGCAGCCGGGATTGTACGAACTGCGAAAAGGGGAGACGCTGCGCCATGCCCTGGCCTTTGCGGGCGGGTACACCGACAAAGCCTATACCGCCTCGCTGACGCTGAGACGAGCGACAGACCGGGAACTGGAAATCGGGACCCTGACGGCGGCCGAAGTTCCTTCGTTTGTGCCCCGCCGGGGCGATCGGTACTGGGTCGGGGCGATTCTCGACCGGTACGAGAACCGGGTGAGCATCCGGGGCGCCGTTTTCCGGCCGGGAGAATACGCACTGAATAGAACCCAGACCCTTGCCGGCCTGATCAGATCGGCCGAAGGACTTCGGGAGGACGCCTTCCTGTCCCGGGCAACGGTTCGCCGCCTGCGCCCCAACCTGGACCCCGAAATCCTTTCCGTCGATCTGGGGCGGCTCATGCGGGGCGAAACTGCCGACCTGCCGTTGCAACGGGAGGACGAGGTGGTGGTGCAGTCGGTAAGTGATGTACGCGAGCGGCGGACCGTCCGGATCGAAGGAGCCGTAAACCGGCCCGGCGAGTTTCTGTTCGCCGACAGCCTGACGGTCGCCAGTCTGGTTCTGCTGGCCGGCGGATTTCAGGAAGGAGCCACGGCTTCCCGGATCGAAATTGCCCGTCGGGTGAAGGACGATACCACCGGACTGCCTTCCGGTCAGGATGTGCGGCTGATACAACTGGAACTGGACGAAAGCCTGCGTCTCACCGAAGCCGACGCGCATCGGGTGCTGAAGCCGTTCGACGAAGTATTTGTCCGAAGATCACCCCGTTACGAACCCCAGCGGAAAGTGTACATCGGGGGCGAAGTGACGTATCCGGGCACGTACGTGATTCGCGATAAAAACGAGCGCATTGCCGACCTGATTCATCGGGCTGGCGGTGTCCGGCCGGGGGCTTTTCTGGCGGCGGCCCGGTTCAATCGGCTTGGCGAACCGATTTCGGTAAATTTACAGCAAGTGCTTGCCGAGCCATCGGTGACGGGCAATCTGCTGCTGCTGGCGGGCGATTCGCTGGTTATTCCGCGTCGGGTAGAAACCGTCCGCATCACCGGGGCCGTCCTGACGCCGGTCACGGTTGATTTCAATCCCGAAAAATCACTCCGGTCGTACATCGACGAAGCCGGAGGATTTCGCCGCGAAGCCCGGCGGGGCCAGACCTACGTGACGTATGCCAACGGCAGGATCGGTCGTACCCGGCACGTTCTTTGGGTACGAAACTACCCGAAACCCGAACCCGGTATGGTGCTGACGGTACCTGCCCGGCCGTCAAAAGACGAAAAAAGACTAACCCCGACCGAACGGATCGCCCTTGCCACCGGCCTGACTTCGCTGGTTGCCGTGCTGCTGACCGTAGTCCGAATGGCGGGAGGACAATAACTGGAGCAATGGGGAAGACGCAGCCGATCACATTCAGCCTCATCGTCGCTACGGCCTGGCGGGAACGCCGGACGCTGGCGGCAGGCACGCTCTTGGCGGCTTTAGTGGGGGTGGTGTATGCGCTGCTGGCCCCGGTCGAGTACGTTTCGGAGGTTCGGATCATGCCGGAGCTACAGGCCCGGTCGGCTCTGAATCTGAAGCGGTTTGGTGCTTTGGCCGAAATGGCGGGCATTGATCTTCCGGCCGTGGGCAGCACCGAAGCCATTCGGCCGGATTTGTACCCGGATGTGCTGAAAAGCACCCCGTTTACGCTGTTCCTGCTGAACCAGCCGGTCGTCAGTGCCGACCAGCGCCGCCATCGGTCGCTGGCCACATACCTGACGGTCGGCTCGCCGGACTGGCTGGCCGACCTGCTGGGCCGCGAGGAAATTCGGGTTCCGCTGCCGGGGGGCGAGTCGGCCCGGTTGCGTTTGAGCCGGGAGCAGGAAGAACTGGTCAGCGAGGTAAAAGAACGGGTGCTGTCGGATCTGGACAAGCAGACGGGTATTATCATCATCCGGGTTAAAATGCCGGACGCGGAAATTGCCGCGCAGGTAAATCAGTTCGCTGTGAATTATTTAACCCGTTATGTGATTGATTATAGGACAGAGAAGTCGAGGCAGGATCTGGCATTTTTGCGGCAGCGGCAGCAGGAAGCCCGGCACCGGTACGAACGCGCGATGCTGAACCTGACCGGCTACAAAGACCGCAACCGCTATCTGGTGAGCCAGGTGGCGGGCGTTGAAGAACGAAAATTACAGGCCGAATTTGATCTGGCACAAACGTTAGTAAATAGCATTACCCACGACTACGAACAGGTGCGGCTGAAGGTACAGGAGGAAACGCCCATTCTGAAGGTGCTGGAACCTCCCCAGGTGCCGACTCGCCGCAGTGCGCCCCGGCGAACCCGCCTCGTTCTGCTGTTTGGCCTGCTGGGCGGACTGGGCAGTCTGGCGTGGGTAACAGGAAAGAATGTCAACCAAAACAAATATGAGCAAGTTAGTGGAATCACAGGTGCCCGTATCGGGTAAAATTGCCATTGTCGGACTCGGTTATGTTGGTCTGCCCTTAGCGATTGAGTTCGGAAAAAAATACGACGTCGTTGGCTATGATATTAACAGCCAGCGCGTGGCCGAACTTCAGCAGGGTATCGACAAAACCCGGGAAGCTGATGCGGCAGCCCTCCGGTCGGCAACCAGCCTGCGTTTTTCCAGCAGCAAGGCGGATATCGCCGACTGCACCATTTTCATCGTAACGGTTCCCACACCCGTTGACGTTTATAAAAAACCGGATTTACGGCCCCTGCTGAGTGCGACCCGCGACATCGGTACCGTGCTGAAAAAAGGCGATCTGGTCATCTACGAATCGACCGTGTACCCGGGCTGTACGGAAGAAGACTGCGTTCCGGTGCTGGAAAAGGAATCCGGCCTGGTCTACAACGTGGACTTTTTCTGCGGCTACTCGCCCGAACGGATTAATCCCGGCGATAAGATTCACACGCTGACGACCATCAAAAAAGTGACCTCCGGCTCCACGCCCGAAATTGCCCGCTTTGTGGACGATCTGTACAGCTCCATCGTAACGGCCGGCACGCACCTGGCGGCATCGATCAAGGTGGCCGAGGCGTCCAAAGCGATTGAAAATGCCCAGCGCGATGTCAACATTTCGTTTGTGAACGAACTGGCGCTGATGTTCGACCGCATGGGAATTGATACCAACGACGTGCTGGAAGCCGCCGGAACGAAGTGGAACTTCCTGCCTTTCCGGCCCGGTCTGGTGGGCGGGCACTGCATCGGCGTTGACCCCTACTACCTGCTGCATAAGGCGGAGAGCCTCGGCTATTATCCGCAGGTTATCCTGTCGGGCCGCCGAATCAACGATGCAATGGGTGTTTTTGTCGCTTCCAAGATGGTCAAGCTGATGATTCGTAAAGAACAGGCCATCAACGGCGCGCGGGTACTGCTGCTGGGAATCACGTTCAAGGAAAACTGCCCGGACATCCGGAACTCCCGCGTCATCGACATTTACACCGAACTGACGCAGTTTGGCATTCAGGTCGATGTATATGACCCGTGGGCCAACCCGGAGGAAGTAAAGCATGAATACGGCATCGACCTGATCGACGAGCCGACCGGAACGTACGACGGTATCATTGTGGCCGTCTCGCACAAGCAGTTCCGGAGCCTGAATTATGACGCCCTGCGCACTGAAAAGACGGTCGTCTACGATCTGAAGGCCATGCTGGAAAAGGATCTGGTGGACAGTCGCCTGTAAATGAGGGTCGGGTTCCATACCGTTACGGAGGCTCTGCGGGGCCTGCCCTACCGCCTGCTGCTGGGTTATGGGCTGTTTGTGGGGGTTAATCAGGCC from Tellurirhabdus rosea harbors:
- a CDS encoding Wzz/FepE/Etk N-terminal domain-containing protein, with protein sequence MGKTQPITFSLIVATAWRERRTLAAGTLLAALVGVVYALLAPVEYVSEVRIMPELQARSALNLKRFGALAEMAGIDLPAVGSTEAIRPDLYPDVLKSTPFTLFLLNQPVVSADQRRHRSLATYLTVGSPDWLADLLGREEIRVPLPGGESARLRLSREQEELVSEVKERVLSDLDKQTGIIIIRVKMPDAEIAAQVNQFAVNYLTRYVIDYRTEKSRQDLAFLRQRQQEARHRYERAMLNLTGYKDRNRYLVSQVAGVEERKLQAEFDLAQTLVNSITHDYEQVRLKVQEETPILKVLEPPQVPTRRSAPRRTRLVLLFGLLGGLGSLAWVTGKNVNQNKYEQVSGITGARIG
- a CDS encoding SLBB domain-containing protein; protein product: MPFISPENCVGSRRITAVLLVLFQTCCFVSHAQKRAELTPEQLRQFVLSAKASGLTEKQMEDLARTRGFTAADLTELRQRLESEQKPQSVESPAPPVSRTLPADLTPPVPLSSKKPDEPTQVPVFGAALFSGSSLTFEPNLRLATPRNYQLGPDDELQIEIYGNAQHSYRPKISPEGTIRLESLSPIFVSGLTIEQAEQRIVGRLRQLFAGLNTAAAGVYAQVTLGNIRSIKVTLMGQVVKPGTYTLSSLATVFNALYAAGGPDAERGSFRDIRVIRGNRLVRTLDIYAFLLRADQTDNIRLQDQDIVLVNHYDTRIELAGEVRQPGLYELRKGETLRHALAFAGGYTDKAYTASLTLRRATDRELEIGTLTAAEVPSFVPRRGDRYWVGAILDRYENRVSIRGAVFRPGEYALNRTQTLAGLIRSAEGLREDAFLSRATVRRLRPNLDPEILSVDLGRLMRGETADLPLQREDEVVVQSVSDVRERRTVRIEGAVNRPGEFLFADSLTVASLVLLAGGFQEGATASRIEIARRVKDDTTGLPSGQDVRLIQLELDESLRLTEADAHRVLKPFDEVFVRRSPRYEPQRKVYIGGEVTYPGTYVIRDKNERIADLIHRAGGVRPGAFLAAARFNRLGEPISVNLQQVLAEPSVTGNLLLLAGDSLVIPRRVETVRITGAVLTPVTVDFNPEKSLRSYIDEAGGFRREARRGQTYVTYANGRIGRTRHVLWVRNYPKPEPGMVLTVPARPSKDEKRLTPTERIALATGLTSLVAVLLTVVRMAGGQ
- a CDS encoding nucleotide sugar dehydrogenase codes for the protein MSKLVESQVPVSGKIAIVGLGYVGLPLAIEFGKKYDVVGYDINSQRVAELQQGIDKTREADAAALRSATSLRFSSSKADIADCTIFIVTVPTPVDVYKKPDLRPLLSATRDIGTVLKKGDLVIYESTVYPGCTEEDCVPVLEKESGLVYNVDFFCGYSPERINPGDKIHTLTTIKKVTSGSTPEIARFVDDLYSSIVTAGTHLAASIKVAEASKAIENAQRDVNISFVNELALMFDRMGIDTNDVLEAAGTKWNFLPFRPGLVGGHCIGVDPYYLLHKAESLGYYPQVILSGRRINDAMGVFVASKMVKLMIRKEQAINGARVLLLGITFKENCPDIRNSRVIDIYTELTQFGIQVDVYDPWANPEEVKHEYGIDLIDEPTGTYDGIIVAVSHKQFRSLNYDALRTEKTVVYDLKAMLEKDLVDSRL